The Ranitomeya imitator isolate aRanImi1 chromosome 3, aRanImi1.pri, whole genome shotgun sequence genome has a window encoding:
- the LOC138672602 gene encoding protein c-ets-2-A-like: MNEECVISPREEGVHREQCSSSSSSLPVPRAGLPPVQPHTAALELEAHTLGGSPPSLGSPGILSSPGSCTLWTINSLLPLWICSDPMTEFEIRNMDQVAPVYNMHRGILKRQLAFDNVNLSASIFTGLYSVYDAYEEEQAVPTGLDSLSHDKTYSGSCELPLLTPCSKAVMSQALKATFNGFTKEQRRLCIPNNPWLWNQTQVCQWLSWAVTEFSLENLNFQKFIMTGQDLCNLGKERFLELAPDFVGDILWEHLEQMMKEQEKVQDQYIDSSSHHTSSQWISNDSLRFNMEPLHCVSQVHGYPKTEMYNDLCPVTRVTQVPSLLPVKQEFQNYSCMKSMGNNYSSLSHDYGQSNMNVLLSSLTSVKSMDRDSVDSGTESFEGSDSMLQSWTSQSSLVDMQRVPSYESFEEDASQSLCLNKPSMSFKDYVQDRNDPVEQGKPVIPAAILAGFTGSGPIQLWQFLLELLTDKSCQPFISWTGDGWEFKLTDPDEVARRWGKRKNKPKMNYEKLSRGLRYYYDKNIIHKTSGKRYVYRFVCDLHNLLGYTAEELHAMLGVQPDTDE; encoded by the exons CAGTACAGCCACATACAGCAGCGCTAGAGCTAGAAGCACACACACTCGGAGGGTCTCCTCCTTCTCTGGGGTCCCCTGGGATATTGTCCTCCCCTGGTTCCTGCACTCTGTGGACTATAAACTCTCTGTTACCACTGTGGATTTGTTCAG ATCCGATGACTGAGTTTGAAATCCGAAACATGGATCAGGTGGCGCCAGTTTACAACATGCATCGGGGAATACTGAAG CGGCAGCTGGCATTTGACAACGTAAACCTGTCGGCATCAATATTCACTGGATTGTACTCCGTGTACGATGCTTACGAAGAAGAGCAGGCCGTGCCTACAGGCTTGGACTCCTTATCTCATGATAAGACAT ATTCCGGAAGCTGCGAATTGCCTCTCTTGACCCCATGCAGCAAGGCCGTAATGAGTCAGGCATTGAAGGCAACCTTCAACGGGTTTACAAAGGAACAGCGGCGGCTCTGTATTCCCAACA ATCCGTGGTTGTGGAATCAGACTCAAGTGTGCCAGTGGCTCTCATGGGCAGTCACTGAATTTTCCTTGGAAAACTTGAATTTTCAGAAATTTATTATGACCGGACAAGATTTATGCAACCTAGGAAAAGAACGATTTTTAGAGCTGGCCCCGGACTTTGTTGGTGACATTCTCTGGGAGCATCTGGAACAAATGATGAAAG AACAAGAAAAGGTTCAGGATCAATATATTGACAGCTCCAGCCACCACACCAGCTCCCAATGGATAAGCAACGACTCGTTAA GATTCAATATGGAGCCTTTGCATTGTGTATCTCAAGTGCACGGTTACCCGAAAACAGAAATGTATAACGACCTTTGTCCAGTGACTCGGGTAACTCAGGTCCCAAGTCTCTTACCAGTGAAGCAAGAGTTTCAGAACTATTCATGCATGAAATCCATGGGAAATAATTACTCCTCTCTGAGCCACGACTATGGTCAAAGTAATATGAATGTTCTGCTGAGCTCTCTAACTTCTG TAAAATCCATGGACAGGGACTCTGTAGACAGTGGCACAGAAAGCTTTGAAGGCTCAGATTCGATGCTACAGTCATGGACAAGCCAGTCCTCCCTAGTAGACATGCAACGCGTTCCATCCTATGAAAGTTTCGAGGAAGACGCCAGCCAGTCGCTATGTTTAAACAAACCGTCTATGTCCTTTAAAGACTATGTTCAAGACCGAAACGATCCAGTGGAACAGGGAAAACCAGTTATCCCAGCCGCTATTCTAGCTGGTTTCACTG GGAGTGGACCAATTCAGCTTTGGCAGTTCTTGTTGGAATTATTGACTGACAAATCGTGTCAGCCCTTTATCAGCTGGACCGGAGACGGATGGGAATTCAAGCTCACTGACCCAGATGAG gtCGCTCGTCGCTGGGGAAAAAGGAAAAACAAACCTAAAATGAACTACGAGAAGCTAAGTAGAGGACTGAGATACTATTATGATAAGAACATTATTCACAAGACGTCAGGAAAACGTTATGTGTACCGATTTGTGTGCGACCTCCACAATTTGTTGGGGTACACGGCGGAGGAACTGCATGCTATGCTCGGCGTCCAGCCTGACACTGATGAATGA